A single genomic interval of Lusitaniella coriacea LEGE 07157 harbors:
- a CDS encoding helix-turn-helix domain-containing protein — MGLIRLRVREFANEKGWTLKEVSNRTSIPYTTIVTYANSSGMVTVDYTALHKMARAFEIAIEDLVEILEE; from the coding sequence ATGGGACTAATTCGGCTGCGGGTTCGGGAATTTGCTAACGAGAAGGGTTGGACGCTTAAGGAAGTTTCCAATCGAACCAGTATTCCTTACACGACGATTGTGACCTATGCGAACTCTTCGGGGATGGTAACTGTTGACTATACGGCATTGCACAAGATGGCTCGCGCCTTCGAGATTGCGATTGAGGATCTCGTAGAAATTCTCGAAGAGTAA
- a CDS encoding helix-turn-helix domain-containing protein, producing MSVDPPEQEQTLKSFRNQLNLSQEELARRLNLSFRTIGEWEGGKKIPRFDNAVALARELGISLKTLARAMHLNIEGVPDDLL from the coding sequence ATGAGTGTAGACCCACCAGAACAAGAGCAAACCCTAAAAAGTTTCCGCAATCAACTCAATCTCAGTCAAGAAGAGTTAGCACGAAGACTCAATCTCAGCTTTCGCACCATTGGGGAATGGGAAGGTGGAAAAAAAATACCGCGATTTGATAACGCAGTAGCGCTAGCCAGAGAACTGGGTATATCTCTCAAAACCCTCGCGCGAGCAATGCACCTCAATATCGAAGGCGTTCCCGACGACCTTTTGTAG
- a CDS encoding helix-turn-helix domain-containing protein, whose translation MGLVRFRIRELSQEKGWTLKDVSDRAEVPYSTVRHYARSEGLATVDLTSIQKIARSLDVLIEDLMEVVKE comes from the coding sequence ATGGGATTAGTGCGGTTCCGAATACGAGAACTCTCTCAGGAAAAGGGTTGGACGCTTAAAGATGTTTCAGATCGCGCGGAAGTTCCGTACAGTACAGTTCGACACTATGCGCGTTCAGAAGGATTAGCAACTGTCGATCTCACGTCAATTCAGAAGATTGCACGTTCCCTTGATGTGCTGATTGAGGATTTGATGGAGGTTGTCAAAGAATAA